One Simonsiella muelleri ATCC 29453 DNA window includes the following coding sequences:
- a CDS encoding MlaA family lipoprotein has translation MKLNFKSYHYVFLSILLLSGCASVADRNPNDPYESYNRSMFKFNEKADRYVMRPIAKGYEKITPRPVKIAVHNFFDNFRDAVSMGSNLLRGEVGKAGYDFMRVAVNTTFGLGGLINVADEAGLPSHKTTLGDTFASWGWKKSHYFVYPLTGPSTVRDSIGSTLTSVYPIEKLAIHDKIARYATTGLKAVDTRAQFLPLTDTLEKTDTMDKYAYVRDFYMSKRNHDLGVSQKIEGDADIDELMESDTSNSLDSNIESVNPDPTPKPSATPKMQKKAKSQFAPSNSSARFIDESANDLSVFSRQIWQYEAEN, from the coding sequence ATGAAATTAAATTTCAAATCATACCACTATGTTTTCTTAAGCATATTATTGCTAAGTGGTTGCGCCAGCGTTGCCGATCGCAATCCGAACGACCCCTACGAATCTTATAATCGTAGTATGTTCAAATTCAATGAAAAAGCCGACCGGTATGTGATGCGTCCAATCGCCAAAGGCTACGAAAAAATCACACCCAGACCTGTAAAAATCGCGGTTCACAATTTTTTTGATAATTTTCGCGATGCCGTTAGCATGGGCAGTAATTTGTTACGTGGCGAAGTCGGAAAAGCAGGCTACGATTTTATGCGCGTGGCAGTCAACACCACATTTGGTTTGGGTGGCTTGATTAACGTGGCAGACGAAGCTGGTTTGCCCAGCCATAAAACCACATTGGGCGATACATTCGCATCATGGGGTTGGAAAAAAAGCCACTATTTTGTTTACCCTCTCACAGGGCCATCTACTGTACGCGATAGCATTGGCAGCACTTTAACTTCTGTTTATCCTATTGAAAAATTAGCGATTCATGATAAAATTGCACGCTACGCCACCACTGGATTAAAAGCCGTCGATACTCGCGCCCAATTTTTGCCACTAACCGACACATTGGAAAAAACAGACACCATGGACAAATACGCCTATGTGCGCGATTTTTACATGAGTAAGCGCAATCACGATTTAGGCGTATCGCAAAAAATAGAAGGCGATGCCGATATTGACGAATTAATGGAATCAGATACATCAAATTCACTTGATAGCAACATTGAATCTGTCAATCCAGATCCTACTCCCAAACCCTCCGCCACACCCAAAATGCAGAAAAAAGCCAAAAGCCAATTTGCTCCTTCTAATTCATCAGCGAGGTTTATTGATGAAAGTGCAAACGATTTATCTGTATTCTCGCGACAAATTTGGCAATACGAAGCGGAAAATTAA
- a CDS encoding STAS domain-containing protein, with protein MQCVIENNCLMIRGMVSVQTLTRQDWKQFVQLCQQPHVHTVDLSGVVRADSACISLLLTTIRENISGSLKWLNLPESIETLAKLYELPQLDEWQQAFSATEGEHS; from the coding sequence ATGCAATGTGTCATTGAGAATAATTGCTTAATGATTCGTGGTATGGTCAGTGTGCAAACACTGACTCGACAAGATTGGAAGCAATTTGTGCAATTGTGCCAACAACCCCATGTCCACACCGTTGATTTGAGTGGCGTGGTGCGTGCTGATTCTGCGTGTATTTCCCTGCTTTTGACCACGATACGCGAAAATATTTCAGGCAGCCTGAAATGGTTAAATCTCCCTGAATCCATTGAAACATTAGCAAAATTATATGAACTACCCCAATTAGATGAATGGCAACAAGCATTTTCTGCAACCGAAGGAGAACATTCATGA
- a CDS encoding MlaC/ttg2D family ABC transporter substrate-binding protein, with the protein MKKSAFLTAISIGIMSVSMAFANPAAVAQVRANSVEVMKILSQANGKNNAQVMRQAEAYASPYFDFNGMTALAVGLPWKTATPAQKAQLVSVFKDHLINQYTQAMSLYKDAKVVVSDNAIQRGNSVIVRAKIMPVGKPVIDAEFMTRANGGKFRIYNATFAGVSPIDGYKAQFRDIIKKKGIDGLIADLKAKNGQ; encoded by the coding sequence ATGAAAAAATCTGCATTTTTAACCGCCATCAGCATCGGTATCATGAGCGTGAGCATGGCATTTGCGAATCCTGCCGCAGTGGCACAAGTTCGTGCTAATTCTGTGGAAGTGATGAAAATTTTGAGCCAAGCCAATGGCAAAAACAACGCCCAAGTTATGCGCCAAGCCGAAGCTTATGCATCACCCTACTTTGATTTTAATGGCATGACAGCGTTGGCAGTGGGTTTGCCTTGGAAAACCGCGACTCCCGCTCAAAAAGCACAATTGGTTAGCGTATTCAAAGATCACTTAATAAATCAATATACTCAAGCCATGTCCCTGTATAAAGATGCAAAAGTAGTGGTGTCAGACAATGCTATTCAACGCGGTAATTCGGTTATCGTCCGCGCTAAAATCATGCCTGTTGGCAAACCAGTAATTGATGCAGAATTCATGACGCGCGCCAATGGTGGCAAATTCCGTATTTATAATGCCACATTTGCTGGCGTTAGTCCAATTGATGGCTACAAAGCACAATTCCGCGACATCATCAAGAAAAAAGGTATTGATGGTTTAATTGCTGATTTAAAAGCAAAAAATGGTCAATAA
- the mlaD gene encoding outer membrane lipid asymmetry maintenance protein MlaD, with protein sequence MKKSILEFWVGLFVLLGVLALAVLSFRVAGGRDGFSGSSKNYVLYAEFSDIGGLKVNAPIRSAGVLVGRVNQITLDPQTYQAKVTLNVENQYKFSSDVSAQILTSGLLGEQYIGLVQGGDSENLNAGDTITETSSAMVLENLISQFMANMGSNKNSTPTPTVSPETTKGVE encoded by the coding sequence ATGAAAAAAAGCATTTTGGAATTTTGGGTGGGTTTGTTTGTTTTATTGGGTGTTTTGGCATTGGCGGTGTTATCGTTTCGCGTGGCTGGTGGGCGAGATGGTTTTTCAGGCAGCAGTAAAAACTATGTTTTATATGCGGAATTTTCAGATATTGGCGGTTTGAAAGTGAATGCGCCGATTCGTTCTGCTGGCGTATTGGTAGGGCGTGTGAATCAAATTACGCTGGATCCACAAACTTATCAAGCCAAAGTTACCCTAAATGTAGAAAATCAATACAAATTCAGCAGCGATGTCAGTGCGCAAATTCTCACATCAGGCTTGCTGGGTGAACAATACATCGGTTTAGTACAAGGTGGCGATTCGGAAAATTTAAACGCTGGCGACACCATTACCGAAACCAGTTCCGCAATGGTTTTGGAAAATCTGATTAGCCAATTTATGGCAAATATGGGCAGTAACAAAAACAGTACGCCTACACCTACGGTTAGTCCAGAAACAACCAAAGGCGTAGAATAA
- the mlaE gene encoding lipid asymmetry maintenance ABC transporter permease subunit MlaE, protein MNFIQNIGSKTLTFIQILGANTLFLLKILSLLPQNILRPRLMIRQMYFSGVLSILIIAVSGLFVGMVLGLQGYTQLAKFKAADVLGFMVAAALLRELGPVLAAILFASSSGGAMTSEIGLMKTTEQLEAMNVMAINPVARVVAPRFWAGVVSMPLLASIFNVAGIWGGYLVGVQWLGLDSGVFWSHMQNSMTFSYDVLNGLIKSMIFGTAVSLIAVYQGFHCRPTAEGILRASTRTVVSSALTVLALDFILTAFMFAE, encoded by the coding sequence ATGAACTTTATTCAAAATATTGGCAGCAAAACACTGACTTTTATTCAAATACTTGGCGCAAATACTTTATTTTTGCTGAAAATTTTATCGCTGCTTCCACAAAACATCTTACGCCCACGCTTAATGATTCGCCAAATGTATTTTTCGGGCGTGCTGTCTATTTTGATTATTGCAGTATCGGGTTTGTTTGTGGGCATGGTGCTGGGCTTACAAGGTTACACGCAATTGGCAAAATTCAAAGCGGCTGACGTGTTGGGTTTCATGGTAGCGGCGGCGTTATTGCGTGAGTTGGGTCCTGTTTTGGCGGCAATTTTATTCGCCAGCAGCTCGGGAGGAGCGATGACCAGTGAAATTGGTTTAATGAAAACCACTGAACAATTAGAAGCCATGAATGTGATGGCCATCAATCCTGTAGCACGCGTGGTTGCACCGAGATTTTGGGCGGGTGTGGTGTCTATGCCATTGTTGGCAAGCATTTTTAACGTGGCAGGTATTTGGGGTGGGTATTTGGTTGGTGTGCAATGGTTGGGTTTGGATTCTGGCGTATTTTGGTCGCATATGCAAAACAGCATGACTTTTTCTTATGATGTATTAAATGGGCTGATAAAATCCATGATTTTTGGGACAGCCGTGTCGCTGATTGCGGTGTATCAGGGTTTTCATTGTCGCCCAACAGCCGAAGGGATTTTGCGTGCCAGTACACGTACTGTGGTATCGTCTGCTTTGACGGTGTTGGCTTTGGATTTTATTTTAACGGCGTTTATGTTTGCTGAATAA
- a CDS encoding ABC transporter ATP-binding protein, which produces MTVPFIECQNIAFSYDNNHSVLNNVNFIIEEGKFAAIMGGSGSGKTTLLRLITGQLAPTSGKILIKGRDLATFSAEELYEYRRRMGVLFQQGALFTDLSVFENVAFPMRELTKLPETVINDLVKLKLHAVGLRGTENLMPSELSGGMARRVALARTIALDPELMLYDEPFTGLDPISLGVIAELIHRVNKALHSTSVMVTHDIAQSLLIVDQVIFLAHGEIMFSGSPTEMLEEKSAWIQQFVSGSPTGPVPFRYAAKTGLQQDLFGKQAVFMPLPPPTLTR; this is translated from the coding sequence ATGACCGTTCCTTTTATTGAATGTCAAAACATCGCTTTTTCCTATGACAACAATCATTCCGTTCTAAACAATGTGAATTTCATCATTGAAGAAGGGAAATTTGCTGCCATCATGGGTGGTTCAGGCAGTGGTAAAACCACTTTATTGCGCTTAATCACGGGGCAATTAGCCCCAACGTCAGGCAAAATCTTAATTAAAGGGCGCGATTTAGCCACTTTTTCCGCCGAAGAATTATATGAATATCGCCGCCGAATGGGTGTCTTATTCCAGCAAGGCGCGTTGTTTACCGATTTATCGGTATTTGAAAACGTTGCTTTTCCCATGCGTGAATTAACCAAGCTGCCTGAAACCGTTATCAATGATTTGGTCAAATTAAAATTGCACGCTGTTGGTTTACGTGGCACGGAAAATTTGATGCCATCCGAATTATCGGGCGGTATGGCAAGACGCGTGGCGTTGGCACGAACCATTGCACTTGACCCAGAATTAATGCTTTATGATGAACCATTTACAGGTTTAGATCCGATTTCTTTGGGTGTCATCGCTGAATTGATTCATCGTGTAAACAAAGCATTGCACTCCACCAGTGTCATGGTTACGCACGACATCGCACAATCATTGCTGATTGTGGATCAAGTGATTTTTTTAGCACACGGTGAAATTATGTTTTCAGGCAGCCCTACTGAAATGCTAGAAGAAAAATCAGCTTGGATTCAACAATTTGTTAGTGGCTCACCGACCGGACCAGTACCGTTTCGTTATGCTGCGAAAACAGGTTTACAACAAGACTTATTTGGCAAACAAGCCGTTTTCATGCCTTTGCCACCACCTACCCTCACACGATAA
- the tatC gene encoding twin-arginine translocase subunit TatC has product MNDSTDQTQPLVEHLLELRRRLVYAAMGVALCFIAIVPFAQQLYAFVAQPLMSVLPENTSMIATDVVAPFFVPIKVAMMAAFLVTLPNTLYQIWAFVAPALYQNEKRLIAPLILSSVTLFFSGMAFCYFLVFPVMFKFFAGVTPLGVSMATDIDKYLSFILTLFLAFGITFEVPVAVILLNRMGVVPLETLQAARPYVIVISFILAAIFTPPDILSQILLAIPMIVLYELGVLVCRMSGKRENHNENTDT; this is encoded by the coding sequence ATGAACGATTCAACCGACCAAACGCAACCTTTAGTGGAACATTTATTGGAATTGCGCCGCCGTTTGGTGTATGCCGCGATGGGTGTGGCGTTGTGTTTTATTGCAATTGTGCCGTTTGCTCAACAACTTTATGCGTTTGTCGCACAACCTTTGATGTCGGTGCTGCCTGAAAACACCAGCATGATTGCCACTGATGTGGTTGCGCCATTTTTTGTACCCATTAAAGTCGCAATGATGGCGGCGTTTTTGGTAACATTGCCAAACACGTTGTACCAAATTTGGGCGTTTGTTGCGCCTGCTCTATACCAAAATGAAAAACGCTTGATTGCACCGTTGATTTTGTCCAGTGTTACTTTATTTTTTTCGGGCATGGCGTTTTGTTATTTTTTGGTTTTTCCTGTGATGTTCAAATTTTTTGCTGGCGTCACACCGCTTGGCGTGAGCATGGCAACCGATATTGATAAATATTTATCATTTATTTTGACGCTGTTTTTGGCATTTGGTATAACATTTGAAGTACCTGTAGCGGTGATTTTACTCAACCGCATGGGCGTTGTACCACTGGAAACCCTACAAGCAGCGCGTCCATATGTTATTGTTATTTCGTTTATTTTGGCAGCAATTTTTACGCCACCCGATATATTATCGCAAATTTTATTGGCAATACCGATGATTGTTTTGTATGAATTGGGTGTGCTGGTCTGCCGTATGAGTGGCAAGCGCGAAAATCATAACGAGAACACAGACACCTAA
- the tatB gene encoding Sec-independent protein translocase protein TatB: protein MFDFSFTEMLLAGVVALIVLGPERLPKVARFIGEWVGKIQRLATGVKSELTNHAEYTDLLNIKNQVQQTTQEIREDLRDFEEKIQTKTEAWKNLPEQKTPADFGVDEHGFPIFSGSPNTKSQIWQVKSLKKQSMSRKRDMRPRHRTTPKLRMRK, encoded by the coding sequence ATGTTTGATTTTAGTTTTACTGAAATGCTATTGGCAGGCGTGGTCGCACTGATTGTATTGGGGCCAGAACGCCTGCCTAAAGTCGCGCGGTTTATTGGCGAATGGGTTGGCAAAATTCAGCGTTTAGCAACTGGCGTGAAAAGCGAATTGACCAACCACGCAGAATACACCGATTTGCTGAACATCAAAAATCAAGTCCAACAAACCACCCAAGAAATTCGCGAAGATTTACGCGATTTTGAAGAAAAAATTCAAACTAAAACAGAAGCTTGGAAAAATCTACCCGAACAAAAAACACCCGCTGATTTTGGTGTTGATGAACACGGCTTTCCCATTTTTTCAGGCAGCCCAAATACTAAATCACAAATTTGGCAAGTTAAATCATTGAAAAAACAATCTATGTCACGTAAACGGGATATGCGCCCCCGCCACCGTACCACTCCAAAACTAAGGATGCGAAAATGA
- the tatA gene encoding Sec-independent protein translocase subunit TatA yields the protein MGLTSISHWLIVLVIVVLVFGTKKLRNVGKDLGSAIHDFKEGLDKGSNPETTKKDDVIEHQSNTDKKA from the coding sequence ATGGGGTTAACATCAATTTCGCATTGGTTAATTGTATTGGTGATTGTGGTATTGGTATTTGGTACGAAAAAATTACGCAATGTTGGCAAAGATTTAGGTAGCGCAATTCACGACTTCAAAGAAGGTTTGGACAAAGGCTCAAATCCCGAAACCACTAAAAAAGACGATGTCATTGAACATCAATCCAATACCGATAAAAAAGCGTAA
- a CDS encoding histidine triad nucleotide-binding protein — protein sequence MDNCLFCKIVDKKIPASVVYEDENMLCFKDINPSAPVHLLLIPKTHVDSLAHTQPKHETLLGKMMLKVPQIATDAGLTNGFKTKINTGKGGGQEVFHLHIHILGTPA from the coding sequence ATGGACAATTGTCTTTTCTGCAAAATTGTGGACAAAAAAATTCCTGCATCAGTGGTGTACGAAGATGAAAATATGTTGTGTTTCAAAGACATCAATCCATCTGCACCTGTTCATTTATTGCTGATTCCCAAAACCCATGTTGATTCACTCGCACACACCCAACCCAAACACGAAACGTTGCTAGGCAAAATGATGCTCAAAGTGCCACAAATTGCTACCGATGCTGGTTTAACCAACGGTTTTAAAACAAAAATCAATACAGGGAAAGGTGGTGGTCAGGAAGTGTTCCATCTGCATATTCATATTTTAGGCACGCCTGCTTAA
- a CDS encoding phosphoribosyl-ATP pyrophosphatase — protein sequence MSSPLSQIQYILEQRKSTNPATSYTAQLFHKDEENH from the coding sequence ATGTCTAGCCCCCTTTCCCAAATCCAATATATTTTGGAACAACGCAAATCAACCAACCCTGCAACATCCTACACCGCCCAATTATTCCACAAAGACGAAGAAAATCATTAA
- a CDS encoding tetratricopeptide repeat protein → MFAFQPPPPFAEMEQIEIADAKVSDFKPIYFTKKYANLYQSKTQPLHYADRILLRANDLVLYLIEDEGRVNRVSAARVWQNLYYPNGEPIGTALVSAKSNETLFNDFYHFSQLDSQGKEHLYYRNQHTLNQTQIRQQLELLSRAEQKGEMWLPERKMIVDFPPHKQFAEHPANGVVSDEFLKSVVSRYARENNAACLFAVAFWMRERRKLPQALLGFQKSAEKNFPHAWLELGLEYLGGEMLDKNLEKATACFRQAAYGGLPLGSYYLALSYIDGIGIEQSDTLALRHMQKAAEGNIHAAYLALALYYRNGSFHHLRPPSSIYHTLTHNETNARKAAELFFQAADKPWVGAPIAMFYLAECYRTGEGLLSDKLYARELYRQASALGDIKYDEIQHAAYYNGEVERLIKVVEDNEKPFAAYLLGRMYWFGEFVEKNKRLAEYYLQIAAKSAHLCAEDASQLLQSAREYWNRTENQIKEEF, encoded by the coding sequence ATGTTTGCTTTTCAACCACCACCACCTTTTGCTGAAATGGAACAAATTGAAATTGCTGATGCAAAAGTATCGGATTTCAAACCCATCTATTTCACTAAAAAATATGCCAATCTCTATCAATCCAAAACACAACCACTTCATTATGCGGATAGAATTTTATTACGCGCCAATGACTTAGTATTGTATTTGATTGAAGATGAGGGGCGTGTTAATCGTGTTTCTGCGGCGCGCGTGTGGCAAAATTTGTATTATCCAAACGGTGAACCCATCGGCACAGCTTTAGTGTCCGCCAAATCCAATGAAACTTTATTCAACGATTTTTATCATTTTTCACAACTGGATTCTCAAGGAAAAGAACATCTTTATTACCGTAATCAACACACCCTAAATCAAACACAAATTCGCCAACAATTAGAATTACTCAGCCGTGCCGAACAAAAAGGCGAAATGTGGCTGCCTGAACGCAAAATGATTGTGGACTTCCCTCCTCATAAACAATTTGCCGAACATCCAGCTAATGGCGTGGTGTCCGATGAATTTTTGAAAAGCGTGGTGTCGCGCTACGCCCGAGAAAACAATGCTGCATGTTTGTTTGCCGTGGCTTTTTGGATGCGCGAACGTCGGAAACTCCCACAAGCTTTGTTGGGTTTTCAAAAATCCGCCGAAAAAAACTTTCCCCACGCTTGGTTAGAATTGGGTTTGGAATATTTAGGCGGCGAAATGTTAGATAAAAATCTTGAGAAAGCAACGGCTTGTTTTCGTCAAGCGGCTTATGGTGGTTTACCATTGGGTAGCTATTATTTAGCATTAAGTTATATTGATGGCATTGGTATTGAGCAAAGTGATACACTGGCTTTACGCCATATGCAAAAAGCAGCTGAAGGCAATATTCATGCAGCTTATTTAGCATTAGCGTTATATTATCGCAATGGTTCATTTCATCACTTGCGCCCGCCCAGCAGTATTTACCACACGCTCACCCATAATGAAACCAATGCCCGAAAAGCAGCAGAACTCTTTTTTCAGGCAGCCGACAAACCTTGGGTAGGTGCGCCTATTGCCATGTTTTATTTAGCGGAATGTTATCGTACAGGTGAAGGATTATTATCTGATAAATTGTATGCGCGTGAGTTGTATCGTCAAGCATCGGCATTGGGTGATATCAAATACGATGAAATTCAACATGCTGCATATTATAATGGCGAAGTAGAACGTTTAATCAAAGTCGTGGAAGACAATGAGAAACCATTTGCTGCTTATTTACTGGGACGAATGTATTGGTTTGGTGAATTTGTTGAAAAAAATAAACGATTGGCTGAATATTATTTACAAATTGCTGCCAAATCCGCCCATTTATGCGCAGAAGATGCCAGCCAATTGCTGCAATCTGCACGTGAATATTGGAATAGAACCGAAAATCAAATAAAAGAAGAATTTTAG
- a CDS encoding RnfABCDGE type electron transport complex subunit B, translating to MSITADNINQLLPQTQCRECGFSGCLPYAEALANNAAELNLCAAGGKIVMLDLANLLQRPTKQPEKIQPKTLAYIDESVCIGCTACIRACPVDAIMGASKFMHTVLTDECTGCGLCVAPCPVDCIDLIDVKDEFLPRNHYLASQPSLAPRSQAAEHAKARYDNHTQRKQRENDARRAKLAQREAATKQEFANPEQKNTFNPADLIAQAMAKAQAQKNQRVVPNNREDFQKIQIQKAQEKALYSRNMNKMRYGNDEEKAQALIWLREYKATQEAKLTKK from the coding sequence ATGTCCATTACCGCCGACAACATTAACCAATTATTGCCACAAACCCAATGCCGTGAATGCGGTTTTTCAGGCTGCCTTCCCTACGCTGAAGCGTTGGCGAACAATGCAGCCGAATTGAATTTGTGCGCGGCAGGCGGCAAAATCGTCATGCTGGATTTGGCAAATTTGCTGCAACGCCCCACCAAACAACCTGAAAAAATTCAACCCAAAACATTGGCTTATATTGATGAATCGGTGTGTATTGGTTGTACGGCGTGTATTCGGGCGTGTCCTGTTGATGCGATTATGGGCGCGTCCAAATTCATGCACACCGTGTTGACAGACGAATGCACAGGCTGTGGTTTGTGTGTTGCGCCCTGCCCTGTGGATTGTATTGATTTAATTGATGTTAAAGACGAATTTCTACCACGAAATCATTATTTGGCATCGCAACCATCGCTTGCTCCACGTTCTCAGGCAGCCGAACACGCCAAAGCACGTTACGACAATCATACCCAACGAAAACAACGTGAAAATGATGCTCGCCGTGCCAAGCTCGCTCAACGTGAAGCCGCCACCAAACAAGAATTCGCTAACCCAGAACAAAAAAATACGTTTAATCCTGCTGATTTGATTGCCCAAGCTATGGCAAAAGCACAAGCACAAAAAAATCAACGTGTTGTACCCAATAACCGTGAAGATTTCCAAAAAATTCAAATCCAAAAAGCACAAGAAAAAGCACTATACAGCCGCAATATGAACAAAATGCGCTACGGCAATGACGAAGAAAAAGCACAAGCCTTGATTTGGTTACGCGAATACAAAGCCACACAAGAAGCAAAATTAACCAAAAAATAA
- a CDS encoding NAD(P)H-dependent oxidoreductase encodes MTILTKEQFLSAYQNRKSCRYYDPERKISAEDFEFILELGRLSPSSIGSEPWQFIVVQSQALRDAMKPFAWGMANALDTASHIVVILAKKNARFDSEFLLESIKRRGTTDPDDITATLKRYESFQLNDMPILQDERALFDWCSKQTYIALANMMTGAAMVGIDSCPIEGFDYAKMNQVLAEAGAFAPSEWGVSVAVTFGYRAKEIAQKARKPLAEITKFL; translated from the coding sequence ATGACCATTTTAACCAAAGAGCAATTCTTATCCGCTTACCAAAATCGCAAATCTTGTCGCTATTACGACCCCGAACGCAAAATCAGCGCAGAAGATTTTGAATTTATTTTAGAATTAGGACGCTTGTCGCCCAGTTCAATTGGCAGTGAGCCTTGGCAATTCATTGTTGTGCAAAGCCAAGCCTTGCGCGATGCCATGAAACCATTCGCATGGGGCATGGCGAACGCATTGGACACCGCTAGCCACATTGTCGTGATTTTAGCTAAGAAAAACGCTCGTTTTGACAGCGAATTTTTATTAGAAAGCATCAAACGTCGTGGCACAACAGACCCAGATGACATCACCGCCACACTCAAACGCTACGAAAGTTTTCAACTGAATGATATGCCCATTTTGCAAGACGAACGCGCCTTGTTTGATTGGTGCAGCAAACAAACCTACATCGCCTTAGCCAATATGATGACAGGTGCGGCTATGGTTGGCATTGATTCTTGTCCGATAGAAGGTTTTGATTATGCCAAAATGAATCAAGTTTTAGCAGAAGCTGGTGCATTTGCCCCAAGCGAATGGGGCGTGTCAGTGGCGGTTACGTTCGGTTATCGCGCTAAAGAAATTGCCCAAAAAGCACGTAAACCTTTGGCAGAAATTACTAAATTTTTATAA
- the rfaD gene encoding ADP-glyceromanno-heptose 6-epimerase: MTIIVTGAAGFIGSNLVKALNQRGITDIIAVDNLSKGDKFHNLADCEIAHYLDKHEFIQLVRDHHFLKMDIDAVLHQGACSDTMNHDGKYMMENNYQYTLDLLDWCQFERIPFIYASSAAVYGKGEVFREERPLEKPLNVYGYSKFLFDQILRQRIHAGLTSQVVGLRYFNVYGMREQHKGRMASVAYHHFNQYREQGFVNLFGEYGGYGKGEHSRDFISVEDIVKVNLFFLDNPDKSGIFNVGTGRSQPFNDLAAATVNACRVAAHQSPLSLTELVAQKLIRYVDFPDALVGKYQSFTQADITQLRLAGYTDDFLTVEQGVERYVAWMLENLG, from the coding sequence ATGACCATCATCGTAACGGGTGCGGCTGGTTTCATCGGCAGTAATTTAGTTAAAGCATTGAATCAACGTGGTATTACCGATATCATTGCGGTGGATAATTTGAGCAAAGGCGATAAATTCCACAATTTAGCTGATTGTGAAATTGCCCATTATTTAGATAAACATGAATTTATCCAATTGGTGCGCGACCATCATTTTTTGAAAATGGACATAGATGCGGTTTTGCATCAGGGGGCGTGTTCTGACACCATGAATCACGATGGTAAGTATATGATGGAAAATAACTATCAGTACACATTGGATTTATTGGACTGGTGTCAATTTGAGCGCATTCCATTCATTTACGCTTCCAGCGCGGCGGTATACGGCAAAGGCGAAGTGTTCCGCGAAGAACGCCCTTTGGAAAAACCATTAAATGTTTATGGCTACTCAAAATTTTTGTTTGACCAAATTTTGCGTCAACGCATACACGCAGGTTTGACTTCGCAGGTGGTTGGCTTACGTTATTTTAATGTTTACGGAATGCGCGAACAACATAAAGGACGAATGGCATCAGTAGCTTATCATCATTTTAATCAATACCGTGAACAAGGCTTTGTTAATTTATTTGGTGAATACGGTGGTTACGGTAAAGGTGAACACAGCCGCGATTTTATTAGCGTGGAAGACATTGTTAAAGTGAATTTATTTTTCTTAGATAATCCTGATAAATCAGGAATTTTCAATGTTGGCACGGGACGTAGTCAGCCGTTTAATGATTTGGCGGCAGCAACCGTGAATGCGTGTCGTGTGGCTGCCCATCAGTCGCCACTTTCATTGACGGAATTGGTGGCACAAAAATTGATTCGCTACGTTGATTTTCCCGATGCGCTGGTTGGCAAATACCAATCGTTCACGCAAGCCGATATCACGCAATTACGTTTGGCAGGCTATACCGATGATTTTCTCACGGTAGAACAAGGTGTTGAACGTTATGTCGCGTGGATGTTGGAAAATCTAGGGTAG